The Streptomyces tendae DNA segment GCGGCCGAGCCGACCGCCAGCGCCGCGGCCCCGCCGATCATCAGATACGGCGTCCCCGCGTCACCGCCGGTCTCCGCCAGGTTCTGCCCGCCGCCGGCCGCCTTCAGCTCGTTGCCCGTGCCGGCGTCCGCCGCGACCGGGTCGGCCGTGGTGGCGGGGTCGTCGTCACCGTGCCCGTGGTTCTCGACCGTCGACTTCTCCGCACCGGCCTCGATCTGCTCCTCGGACGGGGCGGAGGCCGCCGGTGCCGGGGCGGGAGCCTCCTTCGGGGCGTCCGCCTCCGCGGGAGCCTCACCGCCGTCCGCCGCGCCGCCGCCGGTCCCGCCCCCACCGGCCGGCGCGCCGCCGAAGGTGACGTCGGAGCAGGAGTAGAACGCCTCGGGGCTGTCCGAGCGCTGCCACACCGCGTACAGCAGCTGCTTGCCGGAGCGCTCGGGCAGGGTGCCGGAGAAGGTGTAGAAGCCGCCCGACGAGGCCGGGTCGGTGGACGTCGCCACCGGGTTCGCCAGGTCCAGGTCGTCCCAGGCCAGCGGCTGCGACGGGTCGTAGCCGGGCTTGGTGACGTACACCGTGAAGGTCCCCTTGTGCGGGGCCGTCACCCGGTACTTGAAGGTGTACGGGCCGCTGGACACGCTCGTCGCCGGCCAGTCGGCGCGGGCCAGGTCGAGCCCCTTGAACGCTTCGTTCCCGGCGCTGCACAGCTTGCCGTCCGGGATCAGCTCCTGGTGGCGTCCGCCCGCGTCACCGATGCGGACGCCGTTCCAGTCGTACAGCGCCTGGGTGCCGCCGGCCGCGACCGCCGCCTTGCACGCCTCCGACGACGGGCTCTCCGGACCCTCGGCGTAGCACTGGGAGACCCGGCTGACCGGGTCGCCCATCGAACCGTGGGCGGCCGCCGGCGTGGCGGACAGCCCGGTCAGGGCGAGCGGGGCGAGACCGGCGGCGGCGACAGCGGCCTTGCGGCGTGCGGACATGGGGCAGCAACTCCTCGACACGACGAACGGCGGATCTCTGGGGGTGGACCCCGGGGGATCCCGTGGGGGTGGCTCAGAACGTAGCCCCGCGGAACCCGGAAATCGCCCGGTGAGGCCGGTGCGCGGAGATCCTTATGGTCGCTTTAAGGGAGGGTTCGGACTGGGATCAGGTAGGTACGGTGCGGGCATGACGAACGCGCGGATCCGGCCGGCCGTCGCCGCCGACGTACCGGCCGTACGGGCGGTGGTCGACGCGGCCTTCCGGCCCTACATCGCCCGGATCGGGGTGGTGCCGGTACCCATGGAGGCGGACCACGCGGCGAACGTGGCCGCGGGCCGGGTGTTCGTCGCGGAGATCCCGGACGAGGGTGGGGGCGGGCCCGTACGGGTGGCCGGGCTGGTCGTCCTCGAGCCGCGCCCGGACCACCTGTACCTGGACGTC contains these protein-coding regions:
- a CDS encoding lytic polysaccharide monooxygenase auxiliary activity family 9 protein, whose translation is MSARRKAAVAAAGLAPLALTGLSATPAAAHGSMGDPVSRVSQCYAEGPESPSSEACKAAVAAGGTQALYDWNGVRIGDAGGRHQELIPDGKLCSAGNEAFKGLDLARADWPATSVSSGPYTFKYRVTAPHKGTFTVYVTKPGYDPSQPLAWDDLDLANPVATSTDPASSGGFYTFSGTLPERSGKQLLYAVWQRSDSPEAFYSCSDVTFGGAPAGGGGTGGGAADGGEAPAEADAPKEAPAPAPAASAPSEEQIEAGAEKSTVENHGHGDDDPATTADPVAADAGTGNELKAAGGGQNLAETGGDAGTPYLMIGGAAALAVGSAALFASARRRTATARHGR
- a CDS encoding GNAT family N-acetyltransferase → MTNARIRPAVAADVPAVRAVVDAAFRPYIARIGVVPVPMEADHAANVAAGRVFVAEIPDEGGGGPVRVAGLVVLEPRPDHLYLDVVAVRPDARGTGLGRLLLAFAEDRARALGLPEIRLFTNAMMWENQRIYPRFGYEAVERRTTGPYDRIHYRKRLR